A single Mucilaginibacter inviolabilis DNA region contains:
- a CDS encoding GDSL-type esterase/lipase family protein, producing the protein MKHFFIAALLCCSISSIFAQSKKTNINIVFIGNSITQGVQLTDPAAEAPPATAIAWLRKQVSLGTVEFSNQGHSGYTTLDFLPGTNTFTQVEQAAGAFTDKEALLIFSMKLGTNDSAIQGPHGSPVSPADYIQNVKTITDKLLTDFPKAIIIYQHPLWYSPNTYNGGKYLQEGLSRLQSYVPKLDSLVATYGTTNPHHVFVGDKKGFNYFKKHHLTDLIPENGKQGTFYLHPNKQGALALGEFWGRAIEKVVRKVAK; encoded by the coding sequence ATGAAGCATTTTTTTATTGCCGCATTATTATGCTGCAGCATTTCATCAATCTTTGCCCAATCCAAAAAAACAAATATCAACATTGTTTTTATCGGCAATAGCATTACGCAAGGCGTGCAGCTGACTGATCCGGCTGCGGAAGCGCCGCCTGCTACCGCCATAGCCTGGCTGCGTAAACAGGTAAGCCTGGGTACGGTTGAATTTAGCAACCAGGGCCACAGTGGTTATACCACACTTGATTTTTTACCCGGTACCAACACCTTTACCCAGGTAGAACAGGCTGCTGGAGCTTTTACGGATAAAGAAGCCCTGCTGATATTTTCCATGAAATTAGGCACTAACGACAGCGCCATACAAGGCCCGCACGGCTCACCCGTATCGCCTGCTGATTATATCCAAAATGTAAAAACGATAACCGATAAGCTGCTGACCGATTTTCCGAAAGCTATCATTATTTATCAGCACCCCCTTTGGTACAGTCCAAATACCTATAATGGTGGCAAGTATCTGCAGGAAGGTTTATCGCGTCTGCAAAGTTATGTGCCCAAACTGGATAGCCTGGTAGCTACTTACGGTACCACCAATCCACACCACGTTTTTGTGGGGGATAAAAAAGGATTCAACTACTTCAAGAAACATCATTTAACGGATCTGATACCTGAAAATGGCAAGCAAGGCACATTTTACCTGCACCCCAACAAACAAGGTGCTTTAGCTTTGGGGGAGTTTTGGGGGAGAGCGATTGAGAAGGTGGTGAGGAAGGTGGCTAAGTAA
- a CDS encoding prolyl oligopeptidase family serine peptidase has product MKLTTCLFAFAVLFCSYTHAQQMTIKTLPYPQTKKVDTVDTYFDTKVPDPYRWLENDQATDTKEWVKAENKVTQNYLGQIPYREEIRKQLETLWNYEKYTAPFKEGKYTYFYKNDGLQSQSVLYRQIGDNGTPEVFLDPNKFSADGTTSLQGIDFTKDGHLAAYQISEGGSDWRKVIVIKTADNSVVGDTLTDIKFSGLAWKGTDGFYYSSYDKPKAGSQLSGMTQYHKLYYHKLGTPQSTDKLIFGGDKTPRRYIGAYLTEDERFLVITAATSTTGNELYIQDLSKPGSDIVNVIDNFDNQHSILDNVGSKLYILTNIYSPNFKIVTVDAANPTVTHWQNLIPETKNVLSATTGGGKIFAEYLQDATSFVQQYDMNGKLERTITLPSVGTASGFGTKKVEKETYYTFTNYVYPPTIFKLDIATGKSTLYKKSGVKFDPELYESKQVFYTSKDKTKIPMIITYKKGTVLNGQNPTLLYAYGGFGVSLTPAFSTSNIILLEHGGIYAVPNLRGGGEYGETWHRKGIKMKKQNVFDDFIAAAEYLIKNKYTSKEHLGVSGGSNGGLLIGAMITQRPDLFKVAFPAVGVLDMLRYNKFTAGAGWSYDYGTAEDSKEMFQYLYNYSPYHALKPQEYPATMVTTADHDDRVVPAHSFKFAARLQEYQKGTAPVLIRIETKAGHGAGQSTAQVISGQVDKWAFMFWNMGVKW; this is encoded by the coding sequence ATGAAACTAACTACCTGTTTATTTGCATTTGCTGTTTTATTTTGCAGCTATACCCATGCACAACAAATGACTATAAAAACGCTACCCTACCCCCAGACCAAAAAAGTTGATACCGTTGATACTTATTTTGATACCAAAGTACCAGACCCATACCGCTGGCTCGAAAACGATCAGGCCACAGATACTAAAGAATGGGTAAAAGCCGAAAATAAGGTTACCCAAAACTACCTGGGCCAGATCCCGTACCGCGAAGAAATACGCAAACAGCTGGAAACCCTGTGGAATTACGAAAAATACACCGCCCCCTTTAAAGAGGGTAAATACACCTATTTTTATAAGAATGATGGTTTGCAAAGCCAATCGGTTTTGTACCGGCAGATAGGTGATAATGGTACCCCCGAGGTGTTTTTAGATCCCAATAAATTTTCAGCCGATGGTACTACCTCGTTACAGGGGATAGATTTTACCAAAGATGGCCACCTGGCTGCTTACCAGATATCCGAAGGCGGGTCTGACTGGCGGAAGGTGATTGTGATCAAAACCGCAGATAACAGTGTGGTTGGTGATACTTTAACTGATATCAAATTCAGCGGTCTGGCCTGGAAAGGTACTGATGGTTTTTATTACAGCAGCTATGATAAACCCAAAGCTGGCAGTCAGCTATCGGGCATGACACAGTATCATAAATTATACTATCACAAACTGGGCACTCCCCAAAGTACCGACAAACTTATTTTTGGCGGTGATAAGACCCCGCGCCGCTACATTGGCGCCTATCTTACCGAAGACGAACGTTTTCTGGTGATCACCGCAGCTACATCAACCACCGGTAACGAACTGTACATACAGGACCTGAGCAAACCGGGCAGCGATATTGTAAATGTGATAGACAATTTTGATAATCAGCATTCGATACTGGATAATGTAGGCAGTAAACTATATATCCTTACCAATATTTATTCCCCCAATTTTAAAATCGTTACGGTTGATGCGGCAAACCCAACGGTAACCCACTGGCAAAACCTCATCCCCGAAACTAAAAATGTATTGAGCGCCACTACAGGCGGTGGTAAAATCTTCGCCGAATACTTGCAGGATGCTACTTCTTTTGTGCAGCAATATGATATGAATGGCAAGCTGGAACGTACCATTACCCTGCCATCAGTGGGGACCGCTTCTGGCTTCGGCACAAAAAAGGTTGAGAAAGAAACCTATTATACTTTTACCAATTATGTTTATCCGCCCACCATTTTTAAGCTGGATATTGCTACTGGCAAATCAACCTTGTATAAAAAATCGGGTGTAAAGTTTGATCCGGAACTATACGAATCAAAACAGGTGTTTTATACCTCTAAGGATAAAACCAAAATCCCGATGATCATCACTTATAAAAAAGGTACGGTACTGAATGGTCAGAATCCTACCTTATTATATGCCTATGGTGGTTTCGGTGTTAGTTTGACGCCGGCTTTCAGTACATCAAACATTATATTGTTGGAGCATGGCGGTATTTACGCCGTGCCGAACCTGCGTGGCGGCGGCGAGTATGGCGAAACCTGGCACCGCAAGGGCATCAAAATGAAAAAGCAAAACGTATTTGACGATTTTATTGCCGCAGCTGAATATCTCATCAAAAATAAATATACCTCTAAAGAGCACCTGGGGGTATCGGGCGGTTCCAATGGCGGTCTGCTGATAGGAGCGATGATCACTCAACGCCCTGATCTGTTCAAAGTAGCTTTCCCGGCGGTAGGTGTTCTGGATATGTTACGTTATAACAAATTTACCGCGGGAGCCGGTTGGAGCTACGATTATGGTACCGCCGAAGATTCGAAAGAAATGTTTCAATACCTGTACAACTACTCGCCGTATCATGCCTTAAAGCCGCAGGAGTATCCGGCAACGATGGTTACTACCGCCGATCATGACGACCGTGTGGTACCTGCGCATTCCTTTAAGTTTGCCGCACGCCTGCAGGAATATCAGAAAGGTACGGCCCCGGTACTCATCCGTATTGAAACCAAAGCGGGCCATGGCGCCGGGCAATCAACAGCCCAGGTAATCAGCGGTCAGGTTGATAAATGGGCCTTCATGTTCTGGAACATGGGCGTGAAATGGTGA
- a CDS encoding UDP-2,3-diacylglucosamine diphosphatase, protein MSSIRNKLYFASDFHLGAGGYAESRKREDRIVRWLDSIKADAAELFLMGDVFDFWFEYKTVVPKGYIRFLGKLAELTDAGVKLYLFKGNHDMWMFDYFEKELGATIISNELKIERNGKKFFLHHGDGLGPGDGFYKVLKNFFRSRFCQWLFARIHPNLGVGIANYWSTHSRTSNEKKENPKPGEQEWLVTFCREELQTNFYDYLIFGHRHLPLDIQLNPNSRYINLGEWVNYNTYAEFDGTELKLKQFEKL, encoded by the coding sequence ATGTCGTCAATCCGTAACAAACTTTACTTCGCATCTGATTTTCATTTAGGCGCCGGCGGTTATGCCGAAAGCCGTAAACGCGAAGACCGGATAGTTCGCTGGCTGGATAGTATTAAAGCCGATGCCGCCGAGCTGTTTTTAATGGGCGATGTATTTGATTTTTGGTTTGAATATAAAACCGTAGTACCCAAAGGCTATATCCGTTTTTTAGGCAAACTGGCCGAACTTACCGATGCAGGCGTAAAGCTTTACCTGTTTAAAGGCAACCACGATATGTGGATGTTTGATTATTTTGAAAAGGAACTGGGCGCCACCATTATCAGCAATGAGTTGAAGATAGAACGCAACGGCAAAAAGTTTTTCCTGCATCATGGCGATGGCCTTGGCCCGGGCGATGGTTTTTATAAAGTGCTGAAAAACTTTTTCCGAAGCAGATTTTGCCAATGGCTCTTTGCCCGCATACATCCTAACCTGGGGGTGGGCATTGCCAATTATTGGTCGACGCATAGCCGAACCAGCAACGAGAAAAAAGAGAACCCGAAACCAGGGGAACAGGAATGGCTGGTTACTTTTTGCCGCGAAGAATTACAAACCAATTTTTACGATTATCTCATCTTCGGTCACCGGCACTTGCCCCTGGATATACAGCTAAACCCCAACAGCCGCTACATTAATCTGGGCGAATGGGTTAACTACAACACCTACGCCGAATTTGACGGGACCGAACTCAAATTAAAGCAGTTTGAAAAGCTTTGA
- a CDS encoding Lrp/AsnC ligand binding domain-containing protein yields MSHRKAQNLEIDNLDIQILSILMKNATTPYTEIAKELIVSGGTIHVRMKKLEEMGVIKGASLEVDPQKLGYDITAFLGIYLEKGSQYNEAVKQLKTIKEIVELHYTTGEWSIFAKIVCHDTTHLREVLNEQIQGVKGIQRTETFISLEESIRRQITLE; encoded by the coding sequence ATGTCCCACAGAAAAGCTCAAAATTTAGAAATTGATAATCTTGATATTCAGATTTTATCAATATTAATGAAGAATGCTACCACTCCGTACACCGAGATAGCTAAAGAGTTAATCGTTTCTGGCGGAACCATACACGTGCGAATGAAAAAGTTGGAAGAGATGGGTGTAATAAAGGGAGCCAGCCTGGAAGTAGATCCTCAAAAACTAGGTTATGACATTACAGCATTCCTGGGTATTTACCTCGAAAAGGGCTCTCAGTACAACGAGGCGGTTAAGCAATTAAAAACCATAAAAGAGATTGTTGAGCTGCATTATACTACCGGCGAGTGGAGTATCTTCGCCAAGATCGTATGTCATGATACCACCCACCTGCGCGAGGTTTTGAACGAGCAGATTCAGGGAGTTAAAGGTATCCAACGTACCGAAACCTTTATTTCGCTTGAAGAAAGCATCAGGAGGCAGATCACTTTGGAATAA
- a CDS encoding Tex family protein yields MISHYKKIAQELSIAEKQVSATVELLDEGATVPFISRYRKEVTGTLDEVQVTEIRDRVQQLRDLDKRREAILKSLTDMGKLTPELEKQINEAETMVTLEDIYLPYRPKRKTRATTAREKGLQPLADLLLEQNKVDLETAAEVYIDAEKGVNSIEEALAGARDIIAETISENAEVRTRIRELFIEKGTFQSKVAEGKEEEGIKYKDYFDWTEPVKSAPSHRILAMRRGEKEEILWLDIKPEEEQAIAILEDTFVKGINSSADQVKQAIADGYKRLLKPSMETEVRLVTKKKADEEAIRVFAENARQLLLSAPLGQKRVMAIDPGFRTGCKLVCLDEQGKLLENTAIYPHTGAGQAREAEKTVQHLFEKYNIEAIAIGNGTAGRETEVFVRNLNLPGAVIVMVNESGASIYSASDVAREEFPDKDITVRGAVSIGRRLMDPLAELVKIDPKSIGVGQYQHDVDQNKLQTSLDDTVMSCVNAVGVELNTASKQILAYVSGLGPQLAQNIVEYRDQNGAFKRRDQLKKVPRLGDKAFEQAAGFLRIHNAENPLDSSAVHPERYSLLEQIAKDMNCTVKDLMGSAPLRKSIPLQKYTSETVGLPTLNDIMAELAKPGRDPREQFEAFSFTDGVNAIGDLKVGMKLPGIVTNITNFGAFVDIGVHQDGLVHLSQITNRYIKDPNEVLKVHQKVEVTVTEVDVNRKRIALSMKENDKSAPQERRNDDRRPGNGNNKPTYNKRVEKEPETDMALKLAALKSKFK; encoded by the coding sequence ATGATATCGCATTATAAAAAAATAGCCCAGGAGCTTTCCATTGCCGAAAAGCAGGTGAGTGCCACAGTTGAATTGCTTGACGAGGGCGCTACCGTTCCGTTTATTTCCCGTTACCGTAAAGAGGTTACCGGTACGCTTGATGAAGTGCAGGTGACCGAAATCCGCGACCGTGTACAACAACTGCGCGACCTGGATAAACGTCGGGAGGCCATCCTGAAATCGCTTACCGACATGGGTAAACTAACCCCCGAGCTGGAAAAGCAGATCAACGAGGCCGAAACTATGGTGACGCTGGAGGACATTTACCTGCCCTATCGCCCCAAACGAAAAACCCGTGCTACCACGGCCCGCGAAAAAGGCTTGCAGCCCCTCGCCGATTTATTACTGGAGCAAAACAAAGTTGATCTTGAAACCGCTGCCGAGGTCTATATAGATGCCGAAAAAGGGGTGAACAGCATAGAAGAAGCCCTGGCCGGCGCAAGGGATATCATTGCCGAAACCATCAGCGAAAATGCCGAGGTACGTACCCGCATCCGCGAGCTGTTTATTGAAAAGGGAACCTTTCAATCCAAAGTTGCCGAAGGTAAGGAAGAGGAAGGCATCAAGTATAAAGATTATTTCGACTGGACAGAACCCGTAAAATCGGCTCCCTCACACCGTATCCTGGCCATGCGCCGGGGCGAAAAAGAAGAGATCCTGTGGCTGGATATTAAACCCGAAGAGGAACAAGCCATTGCCATATTGGAAGATACTTTTGTAAAAGGCATCAACTCATCTGCCGATCAGGTTAAACAGGCCATTGCCGATGGTTACAAACGCTTGCTGAAACCATCTATGGAAACCGAGGTGCGCCTGGTTACCAAAAAGAAAGCCGACGAAGAAGCTATCCGTGTGTTTGCCGAAAATGCGCGCCAATTGTTATTGAGCGCACCACTGGGCCAAAAACGGGTTATGGCTATTGACCCGGGTTTTCGCACTGGTTGCAAACTGGTTTGTTTAGACGAACAGGGCAAGCTATTGGAAAATACCGCCATTTACCCGCATACGGGAGCAGGGCAGGCGCGTGAAGCCGAAAAAACTGTTCAGCATTTGTTTGAGAAATACAATATCGAAGCTATTGCCATTGGTAACGGTACTGCCGGTCGCGAAACGGAGGTGTTTGTACGCAATCTGAATTTGCCAGGCGCAGTGATTGTAATGGTGAATGAAAGCGGAGCATCTATCTATTCTGCATCCGATGTGGCGCGGGAAGAATTCCCGGATAAGGATATCACCGTAAGAGGGGCGGTATCTATAGGCCGTAGATTGATGGATCCACTGGCTGAATTAGTAAAAATCGACCCAAAATCAATAGGTGTTGGCCAATACCAGCACGATGTGGATCAGAACAAACTACAAACTTCACTGGATGATACCGTAATGAGCTGCGTAAACGCGGTAGGTGTGGAGCTGAACACGGCATCTAAACAGATATTAGCTTATGTATCAGGTCTTGGTCCGCAATTGGCGCAAAACATCGTGGAGTACCGCGATCAGAATGGAGCATTTAAACGCCGCGACCAGTTGAAGAAAGTTCCCCGTCTGGGCGATAAGGCTTTTGAACAGGCGGCTGGTTTTTTACGCATCCACAATGCCGAAAATCCGCTGGATTCCAGCGCGGTACACCCCGAGCGTTACAGCCTGCTGGAACAAATAGCCAAAGACATGAATTGCACGGTGAAGGATTTGATGGGCAGTGCTCCGCTGCGTAAAAGCATTCCGCTGCAAAAATATACTTCAGAAACGGTGGGTTTACCTACCTTAAATGATATCATGGCCGAGCTGGCCAAACCCGGTCGCGACCCGCGCGAGCAGTTTGAAGCTTTCAGCTTTACCGATGGCGTAAATGCCATTGGCGATCTGAAAGTGGGCATGAAGCTGCCGGGCATCGTCACCAACATTACCAACTTCGGCGCTTTTGTAGATATTGGTGTTCACCAGGATGGATTGGTTCACCTGAGCCAGATCACCAATCGGTATATCAAAGATCCAAACGAGGTATTGAAAGTGCACCAGAAGGTGGAGGTTACCGTGACCGAGGTTGATGTGAACCGCAAGCGCATAGCTCTATCCATGAAAGAAAATGATAAAAGCGCCCCGCAGGAAAGACGGAATGACGACAGAAGGCCTGGCAACGGGAACAATAAACCCACTTATAATAAACGGGTTGAAAAAGAACCAGAAACTGATATGGCTTTAAAGCTGGCTGCTTTAAAGAGTAAGTTTAAATAG
- a CDS encoding ThuA domain-containing protein has translation MKKILLLFLTACCCITYLAFKLAGSGKPRVLIFSKTMGFHHASIDVGIAAIQKLGSENGFDVDTTKNADMFTDDNLKKYATVIFLSTTGDVLNYRQEAAFERYIQAGGGYVGVHAATDTEYDWGWYGRLAGAWFYDHPGIHDKSPNVQPGVLNVVDNNNAATKHLPKVWKHTDEFYSFKKAPAPDVHVLVTIDESSYTGGKRMGYHPMVWYHDFDGGRAFYTELGHTDETYKDADYLKMLLGGIKYAIGENKDLDYSKVKTQLPPDEDRFKKTQLVTGSFYEPTEMTILPNFDILVLQRRGEIMLYNHTTRKVKQVGAFDVYYKTLHTPGVNAEEGMLGLAKDPDFAKNHWIYIYYSPADSSVNRLSRFTFEGDTITKKTEKVILEVKAQREICCHTGGSIAFGPGPDKILFFSAGDNSTPFDEKGQKYVSSGYAPLDDRPGHYQFDARRSAGNTNDLRGKIMRLKINDDGTYDIPAGNLFPKGTPKTRPEIYVMGDRNPYRISVDQKNSNLYWGEVGPDAHNDSLDTRGPMGYDEINQARKAGNFGWPYFVADNKPYHVYDYATGTSGAAFDPQHPINESRNNTGLRDLPPAQPAFIWYPYGPSAEFPQVGTGGRNAMAGPVYYTDMYPDSTRLPEYYNGKFLAYEWMRGWIKAVSMTPEGDFDKMEPFFPKLKSNSMIDMEVGPDGRLYGLEYGSGWFSKNPDAGLFRIDYISGNRPPSIAFLKANKTSGNLPFAVKLSAKATDPEGDQITYSWNLGNGVTKETTVPELNYTYTKVGSYNITVTAKDIHGAKTKSTPLNVYAGNEEPQVTVKLTGGNKSFYLPGVPVKYAVKVTDGTKTASVDRSRIFVEVNYIDDYKKPVSATQLEQTTPENSGKAIMLSMDCKSCHKEVGKSIGPSFTEVSAKYKKDPKAMTKLTQKVIKGGAGVWGEVPMSAHPSIKKADVEQIITWVLSLNNQGNKKKSLPAEGSIIPKPGKQPNATMVLSAAYTDNGGKNIKALTGRGVATLKSNNYLFAGNEKVNGFTAFKYNGINLMIMPQNGGWFEVDGIDLTGVRSVDMTNFWQAPPNNTLDFEVRLDAPDGELAGKGSMPVPTADQKGGLTHVTINPVTDGKLHKLYFIYKPVKQVALVAGVTGLQFNAK, from the coding sequence ATGAAAAAAATCCTACTCCTTTTTCTCACAGCCTGTTGCTGCATCACTTATCTTGCATTTAAACTGGCTGGGAGCGGTAAACCCCGTGTGCTTATATTTTCAAAAACAATGGGTTTCCATCATGCCTCAATTGATGTCGGTATCGCAGCCATTCAGAAACTGGGCAGCGAAAACGGATTTGATGTGGATACCACTAAAAATGCCGACATGTTTACCGACGATAACCTTAAAAAATACGCCACCGTTATCTTTTTAAGCACTACCGGCGATGTACTCAATTACCGGCAGGAAGCTGCCTTTGAGCGTTACATACAAGCCGGCGGTGGTTATGTGGGTGTACACGCCGCTACCGATACCGAGTATGATTGGGGCTGGTACGGCCGTTTGGCTGGGGCCTGGTTTTATGACCACCCGGGCATTCATGATAAAAGCCCTAATGTGCAGCCGGGTGTTTTAAACGTAGTGGATAACAATAACGCGGCAACCAAACACCTGCCCAAAGTATGGAAACATACCGATGAGTTTTACAGCTTTAAAAAAGCGCCTGCACCCGATGTTCATGTATTGGTTACTATTGACGAAAGCAGCTATACCGGAGGCAAAAGAATGGGCTATCATCCTATGGTATGGTACCATGATTTTGATGGCGGACGTGCCTTTTACACCGAATTGGGCCATACCGACGAAACTTATAAAGATGCCGACTATCTTAAAATGCTGCTTGGCGGTATAAAATATGCCATTGGCGAAAACAAGGACCTTGATTATTCAAAGGTTAAAACACAATTGCCGCCCGATGAGGATCGGTTTAAAAAAACACAGTTAGTAACAGGTTCGTTTTATGAACCTACTGAGATGACCATTCTGCCTAATTTTGATATCCTGGTATTGCAGCGTCGTGGCGAGATTATGTTATACAACCACACTACTCGGAAAGTAAAGCAGGTAGGTGCTTTTGATGTATATTATAAAACCCTGCATACTCCCGGCGTAAATGCCGAAGAAGGGATGCTGGGCCTGGCTAAAGACCCTGATTTTGCCAAAAACCACTGGATCTATATTTATTACAGCCCTGCCGATAGCTCAGTTAACCGCCTGTCGAGATTTACTTTTGAGGGCGATACCATTACCAAGAAAACCGAAAAAGTAATATTGGAAGTAAAGGCCCAGCGCGAAATTTGTTGTCATACTGGCGGCTCCATCGCTTTTGGCCCGGGTCCTGATAAAATATTGTTCTTCTCGGCTGGTGATAACTCAACGCCTTTTGATGAGAAAGGACAGAAATATGTGAGCAGCGGCTACGCACCTTTAGACGACAGACCAGGTCATTACCAGTTTGATGCCCGCCGCTCGGCCGGTAATACTAACGATCTGCGCGGTAAAATTATGCGTCTTAAGATTAATGACGACGGAACTTATGATATCCCCGCAGGAAATCTTTTCCCGAAAGGAACACCAAAAACACGCCCCGAAATTTATGTAATGGGCGACAGGAACCCCTACCGTATTTCGGTCGATCAAAAGAATAGTAACTTATATTGGGGCGAAGTTGGGCCCGATGCGCACAATGATAGTTTAGATACCCGCGGCCCAATGGGTTACGATGAGATAAACCAGGCCCGTAAAGCAGGCAACTTTGGCTGGCCTTATTTTGTGGCCGATAACAAACCATATCATGTTTATGATTATGCTACCGGTACTTCCGGCGCAGCATTTGATCCGCAGCATCCTATTAATGAGTCGCGAAATAACACGGGTTTAAGGGATCTGCCGCCAGCACAGCCTGCATTCATATGGTATCCTTATGGACCTTCGGCAGAATTTCCGCAGGTAGGTACAGGCGGCCGTAACGCTATGGCCGGTCCGGTTTATTATACTGATATGTATCCGGATTCGACACGCTTACCCGAGTATTATAATGGTAAATTTCTTGCTTATGAGTGGATGCGCGGCTGGATAAAAGCGGTTAGCATGACCCCAGAGGGTGATTTCGATAAAATGGAACCATTTTTCCCGAAACTGAAATCGAATTCCATGATCGATATGGAAGTAGGCCCCGATGGCAGGTTATATGGTTTGGAATATGGCAGCGGCTGGTTCAGTAAAAACCCCGATGCCGGATTGTTCCGTATTGATTATATCAGCGGCAACAGACCGCCTTCTATAGCTTTCTTAAAAGCCAATAAAACATCGGGCAATTTACCGTTTGCCGTTAAACTAAGCGCTAAAGCTACCGACCCGGAAGGCGATCAAATCACTTACTCATGGAACCTGGGTAACGGAGTTACTAAAGAAACAACAGTTCCGGAGTTAAACTATACTTACACCAAAGTAGGCAGTTATAACATTACGGTTACCGCCAAAGACATCCACGGCGCCAAAACTAAAAGCACACCATTAAATGTATATGCTGGTAATGAAGAGCCACAGGTAACGGTAAAATTAACCGGTGGCAACAAATCTTTTTATCTTCCGGGTGTGCCTGTTAAATACGCGGTAAAGGTAACTGATGGTACTAAAACTGCCAGTGTCGACCGCAGTCGCATTTTTGTAGAGGTTAACTACATTGATGATTATAAAAAACCGGTATCGGCAACGCAGTTAGAACAAACTACTCCCGAAAACAGCGGCAAAGCTATTATGCTGAGCATGGATTGCAAAAGCTGTCATAAAGAAGTGGGCAAATCAATAGGTCCGTCATTTACCGAAGTATCGGCTAAATATAAAAAGGACCCTAAGGCGATGACTAAACTGACCCAAAAGGTAATAAAAGGTGGCGCCGGTGTTTGGGGCGAAGTACCGATGTCGGCACACCCCAGCATTAAAAAAGCCGATGTGGAGCAGATCATTACCTGGGTTCTTTCATTAAATAATCAGGGCAATAAAAAGAAATCCCTACCTGCAGAGGGCAGCATCATACCAAAACCGGGTAAACAGCCAAATGCTACCATGGTATTGTCGGCAGCTTATACAGACAATGGCGGTAAAAACATTAAAGCCTTAACCGGCAGGGGTGTGGCAACGTTAAAGAGCAATAATTACTTATTTGCCGGTAACGAAAAAGTGAACGGCTTTACCGCGTTTAAATACAACGGTATTAACCTGATGATTATGCCGCAAAACGGCGGCTGGTTTGAAGTAGATGGTATCGATCTGACCGGTGTACGCTCGGTAGATATGACCAACTTCTGGCAGGCACCTCCAAACAATACCCTCGATTTTGAGGTGCGCTTAGATGCGCCCGATGGTGAGCTGGCAGGTAAAGGAAGTATGCCTGTGCCAACAGCCGACCAGAAAGGGGGGCTTACCCATGTAACCATCAACCCGGTAACGGATGGCAAACTGCACAAGCTGTACTTTATTTACAAACCTGTAAAACAGGTAGCCTTGGTAGCCGGGGTTACGGGCTTACAGTTTAATGCAAAATAA
- a CDS encoding porin family protein, with translation MKKLLLSAALLIAVSIGAKAQVSLGIKGGVNFSKISTDNVKESTLTGYQAGLFARIGNTWYLQPELYLSGTGGKFESSDNNTAFNGKVRFTNLNVPLLIGRSFGQKDLNFRVMGGPIYTYQLDNSVSLGSNLSGAANNFNKSNIGYQVGAGVDIGSITADLRYEGGLTKVSDSFAKRQNLWALSVGFKIL, from the coding sequence ATGAAAAAATTATTATTGAGTGCGGCATTACTGATAGCGGTCAGCATCGGAGCCAAAGCACAAGTTTCATTAGGTATTAAAGGCGGTGTCAATTTTTCAAAAATCAGCACCGACAATGTAAAAGAATCAACCCTTACCGGTTACCAGGCCGGTTTATTTGCCCGCATAGGTAACACCTGGTATTTACAGCCCGAGCTTTATTTAAGCGGTACAGGCGGTAAATTTGAATCGAGCGATAACAATACCGCATTTAACGGTAAAGTGCGGTTTACCAACCTGAACGTGCCTTTGTTAATCGGCAGATCATTTGGGCAAAAAGACCTGAATTTCCGCGTAATGGGCGGCCCTATTTACACTTATCAATTAGATAACAGTGTAAGTTTAGGCAGCAATCTGAGCGGAGCTGCTAATAATTTCAACAAAAGCAATATTGGTTATCAGGTGGGTGCGGGCGTTGACATAGGCTCTATCACCGCCGATTTGCGTTATGAAGGCGGCTTAACCAAGGTAAGCGACAGCTTTGCCAAGCGTCAAAACCTTTGGGCGCTAAGCGTAGGATTTAAGATACTTTAA